The following coding sequences lie in one Oncorhynchus nerka isolate Pitt River linkage group LG14, Oner_Uvic_2.0, whole genome shotgun sequence genomic window:
- the si:ch211-197h24.6 gene encoding uncharacterized protein si:ch211-197h24.6 isoform X2 has protein sequence MQQGYNPRPSYGAPPQKRFRNANGGANNRRKQPNFSADIVFTTKAGNVQTIPSLTKQLKAMTGETVIGLQYVWEYRSPSKSVPPHYQCKLCKVSRLQTDMLAHIKGWKHSFRYMKQNHSAKIPFEEDAATKDHDVRKKVKKAAAELEKAEGRGQLKVILKEPSEVQAFAGLRSAIPNMGPPGGMGGPGGMGARGPKPGGRFAEPLFPGEFPLQGGLLNYPMGGMGGYSDPLSRSTPSTAFQKRDMSFRGYPDNTGGLGGSADGFGLGRDGGFGQEGLLGESPGSCYPDEFRGGQMGSGSGQGLMGAVPETSSLPSTLLKYLDNFRIENEGDAQIVLKVTQKLTDVLMDYRLRSVSSGPSMKSGLSLGSMSYSDSPRMSSGSDRFSGGFSGNLSGPSRYSDGPSRYYN, from the exons ATGCAGCAAGGCTACAATCCAAGGCCATCTTATGGCGCTCCACCACAGAAGAGGTTCAGGAACGCTAATGGAGGGGCTAACAACAGG AGAAAGCAGCCTAACTTCTCTGCTGACATAG TGTTCACCACCAAGGCGGGAAATGTGCAGACCATCCCGTCCTTGACCAAACAGTTGAAGGCCATGACTGGTGAGACTGTCATTG GTCTTCAGTATGTGTGGGAGTACCGCAGTCCCAGTAAGTCAGTCCCGCCGCATTACCAGTGTAAACTCTGCAAAGTGAGCCGTCTGCAGACTGACATGCTGGCTCACATCAAGGGCTGGAAGCACTCCTTCAGATACATG AAGCAAAATCATTCTGCCAAGATTCCCTTTGAGGAAGATGCTGCCACAAAGGACCATGACGTGAGGAAGAAGGTGAAAAAAGCAGCAGCAGAGCTGGAGAAGGCAGAGGGCAGGGGACAGCTGAAG GTGATTCTGAAGGAGCCCAGTGAGGTCCAAGCGTTTGCAGGACTGC GTTCAGCAATCCCCAACATGGGGCCaccaggagggatgggagggccaGGAGGGATGGGAGCTAGAGGACCAAAACCAG GTGGCAGGTTTGCAGAGCCTCTCTTCCCAGGGGAGTTCCCTCTCCAAGGCGGCCTCCTCAACTACCCCATGGGTGGTATGGGGGGCTACTCTGACCCCCTGTCTCGCTCCACTCCCTCTACGGCCTTCCAGAAAAGGGACATGAGCTTCCGAGGCTACCCTGACAATACGGGGGGGCTGGGGGGTTCAGCCGATGGCTTTGGGCTGGGAAGGGACGGAGGCTTTGGCCAGGAGGGGCTGTTGGGGGAGAGTCCGGGAAGCTGCTACCCTGATGAGTTCAGAGGGGGACAGATGGGAAGTGGATCAGGCCAAGGGTTGATGGGAGCTGTACCTGAAACCAGCAGCCTTCCATCCACGCTACTCAAATACCTG GACAATTTCCGGATCGAGAACGAGGGTGATGCTCAGATCGTGCTGAAGGTGACACAGAAGCTGACGGATGTCCTAATGGACTACAGACTTAGGAGTGTTTCCTCG GGTCCTAGTATGAAGAGCGGTTTGTCGCTGGGCTCCATGAGCTACTCTGATTCTCCCAGAATGTCTAGCGGTAGTGACCGCTTCTCAGGTGGCTTCTCTGGGAACCTCTCCG gcccTTCCAGATACTCTGATGGTCCATCCAGGTACTACAACTAA
- the si:ch211-197h24.6 gene encoding uncharacterized protein si:ch211-197h24.6 isoform X1 has protein sequence MQQGYNPRPSYGAPPQKRFRNANGGANNRRKQPNFSADIVFTTKAGNVQTIPSLTKQLKAMTGETVIGLQYVWEYRSPSKSVPPHYQCKLCKVSRLQTDMLAHIKGWKHSFRYMKQNHSAKIPFEEDAATKDHDVRKKVKKAAAELEKAEGRGQLKVILKEPSEVQAFAGLRSAIPNMGPPGGMGGPGGMGARGPKPGGRFAEPLFPGEFPLQGGLLNYPMGGMGGYSDPLSRSTPSTAFQKRDMSFRGYPDNTGGLGGSADGFGLGRDGGFGQEGLLGESPGSCYPDEFRGGQMGSGSGQGLMGAVPETSSLPSTLLKYLDNFRIENEGDAQIVLKVTQKLTDVLMDYRLRSVSSQGPSMKSGLSLGSMSYSDSPRMSSGSDRFSGGFSGNLSGPSRYSDGPSRYYN, from the exons ATGCAGCAAGGCTACAATCCAAGGCCATCTTATGGCGCTCCACCACAGAAGAGGTTCAGGAACGCTAATGGAGGGGCTAACAACAGG AGAAAGCAGCCTAACTTCTCTGCTGACATAG TGTTCACCACCAAGGCGGGAAATGTGCAGACCATCCCGTCCTTGACCAAACAGTTGAAGGCCATGACTGGTGAGACTGTCATTG GTCTTCAGTATGTGTGGGAGTACCGCAGTCCCAGTAAGTCAGTCCCGCCGCATTACCAGTGTAAACTCTGCAAAGTGAGCCGTCTGCAGACTGACATGCTGGCTCACATCAAGGGCTGGAAGCACTCCTTCAGATACATG AAGCAAAATCATTCTGCCAAGATTCCCTTTGAGGAAGATGCTGCCACAAAGGACCATGACGTGAGGAAGAAGGTGAAAAAAGCAGCAGCAGAGCTGGAGAAGGCAGAGGGCAGGGGACAGCTGAAG GTGATTCTGAAGGAGCCCAGTGAGGTCCAAGCGTTTGCAGGACTGC GTTCAGCAATCCCCAACATGGGGCCaccaggagggatgggagggccaGGAGGGATGGGAGCTAGAGGACCAAAACCAG GTGGCAGGTTTGCAGAGCCTCTCTTCCCAGGGGAGTTCCCTCTCCAAGGCGGCCTCCTCAACTACCCCATGGGTGGTATGGGGGGCTACTCTGACCCCCTGTCTCGCTCCACTCCCTCTACGGCCTTCCAGAAAAGGGACATGAGCTTCCGAGGCTACCCTGACAATACGGGGGGGCTGGGGGGTTCAGCCGATGGCTTTGGGCTGGGAAGGGACGGAGGCTTTGGCCAGGAGGGGCTGTTGGGGGAGAGTCCGGGAAGCTGCTACCCTGATGAGTTCAGAGGGGGACAGATGGGAAGTGGATCAGGCCAAGGGTTGATGGGAGCTGTACCTGAAACCAGCAGCCTTCCATCCACGCTACTCAAATACCTG GACAATTTCCGGATCGAGAACGAGGGTGATGCTCAGATCGTGCTGAAGGTGACACAGAAGCTGACGGATGTCCTAATGGACTACAGACTTAGGAGTGTTTCCTCG CAGGGTCCTAGTATGAAGAGCGGTTTGTCGCTGGGCTCCATGAGCTACTCTGATTCTCCCAGAATGTCTAGCGGTAGTGACCGCTTCTCAGGTGGCTTCTCTGGGAACCTCTCCG gcccTTCCAGATACTCTGATGGTCCATCCAGGTACTACAACTAA
- the rbm12ba gene encoding RNA binding motif protein 12Ba, which yields MTIVLRLQGLNIKAGTEDIRRFFTNLYIPEGGVYIIGGHLGEAFIVFTTERDGQHAIRRSGTLLRGSPATLHISSIAELQRKMESKLQSEKLIPELLPEKKPLLPLPDPATALLFGLVAVIQGLQSNQPGEHSKATVAPGPMLRANSPPVGCVLRADNTAVPGSELRRPDKAYRPRPGYVRLFGLPKTVTSQEICHFFKGLLVQDVITNVKLGVRQGCLVKFGHAQDACDALRFNHQQLGRISVEVRGASEEMWSYAIQQCQNPSYDPLENPLYRPTTQRERTSYKPQEMPSYTIQRDGPSLESKEMQHQERARPSYRTQRQSLYEPAREIHRTWAKRRSEDRSLSRSPKRPRSCESLSTSVEYCIMAKNLSKTITKTEIKELFGCPNIANSKILHLLYKDSERTDTTFVIFDQTEDYVYALNLNGCHVGSQAIVISSVTKEKMQAMLSTGRHHGNPNTTPAVSERSEEKHQIERPRVRPFPTAQTCVYVRNLQSDVTKMEIKYFFCDLPLTEQCIYILRDQDGNGIGEAVAQFKTEDFATQAQKQHGKTYMGTRVLLTCISFQQMEDILKRNA from the coding sequence ATGACCATAGTACTTCGGTTGCAGGGTCTGAATATTAAGGCCGGGACTGAAGACATACGCAGATTCTTTACCAATTTATACATCCCAGAAGGTGGTGTATATATTATAGGAGGACACCTTGGTGAAGCATTCATTGTGTtcactacagagagagatggcCAGCACGCAATAAGGCGCTCTGGAACTCTTCTTAGAGGGTCTCCGGCGACCCTACATATTAGTAGCATCGCAGAACTGCAACGAAAAATGGAGTCCAAACTACAGAGTGAGAAGCTCATTCCAGAGTTGTTACCTGAGAAGAAGCCTTTGCTGCCCTTGCCCGATCCTGCCACAGCCCTTCTATTCGGCCTTGTTGCTGTTATCCAAGGACTGCAATCTAATCAGCCAGGAGAGCACAGCAAAGCGACAGTAGCACCTGGTCCTATGCTCAGGGCCAATAGCCCACCTGTCGGTTGTGTGCTCAGGGCTGATAACACAGCTGTGCCTGGGAGTGAGCTAAGGAGACCAGATAAAGCTTACAGGCCAAGACCAGGCTACGTGAGGCTCTTTGGCCTGCCAAAGACTGTCACCAGCCAGGAGATCTGCCACTTCTTCAAAGGCCTGTTGGTCCAGGATGTGATAACTAATGTGAAGCTGGGCGTGAGACAGGGCTGCCTTGTAAAGTTTGGGCATGCCCAGGACGCATGTGATGCCCTAAGATTCAACCACCAGCAACTGGGCCGCATCAGCGTGGAGGTCCGTGGGGCCTCTGAGGAGATGTGGAGCTATGCCATCCAGCAGTGTCAGAACCCTTCATATGACCCCTTGGAAAACCCCTTGTATAGGCCcacaacccagagagagagaacctcatACAAGCCCCAAGAAATGCCCTCATATACAATCCAGAGAGATGGACCCTCACTAGAATCCAAGGAAATGCAGCACCAGGAAAGGGCAAGACCCTCATACAGAACCCAAAGACAAAGCTTGTATGAGCCTGCCAGAGAAATACACAGGACCTGGGCCAAGAGGCGCTCTGAAGACAGATCGCTGTCACGGTCACCGAAGAGGCCCAGATCCTGTGAGTCCCTTTCAACGAGCGTGGAGTACTGTATTATGGCCAAAAATCTATCCAAAACAATAACGAAGACTGAGATAAAAGAATTGTTTGGCTGTCCGAACATCGCCAACAGCAAAATATTACACTTACTGTATAAGGATAGCGAGAGGACAGATACAACGTTTGTAATATTCGACCAAACGGAAGACTACGTTTATGCTTTGAACCTCAACGGCTGCCATGTTGGTTCCCAGGCCATAGTCATCTCATCTGTCACCAAGGAAAAGATGCAAGCCATGTTGTCAACTGGGAGACACCATGGCAACCCCAACACAACACCAGCCGTATCAGAGCGAAGCGAGGAGAAACATCAGATTGAGAGACCCAGGGTGAGACCGTTTCCCACAGCACAGACATGTGTTTACGTACGAAACCTCCAGTCAGATGTGACGAAAAtggaaataaaatattttttctgCGACCTTCCTCTGACTGAACAGTGTATCTACATTCTGCGTGATCAAGATGGCAATGGCATCGGTGAGGCTGTGGCTCAGTTTAAAACGGAGGATTTTGCCACACAGGCCCAGAAACAACATGGCAAGACATATATGGGGACCAGAGTGCTGCTCACCTGTATCAGCTTCCAGCAGATGGAGGACATCTTGAAAAGGAATGCATGA
- the si:ch211-197h24.6 gene encoding uncharacterized protein si:ch211-197h24.6 isoform X3 — MTGETVIGLQYVWEYRSPSKSVPPHYQCKLCKVSRLQTDMLAHIKGWKHSFRYMKQNHSAKIPFEEDAATKDHDVRKKVKKAAAELEKAEGRGQLKVILKEPSEVQAFAGLRSAIPNMGPPGGMGGPGGMGARGPKPGGRFAEPLFPGEFPLQGGLLNYPMGGMGGYSDPLSRSTPSTAFQKRDMSFRGYPDNTGGLGGSADGFGLGRDGGFGQEGLLGESPGSCYPDEFRGGQMGSGSGQGLMGAVPETSSLPSTLLKYLDNFRIENEGDAQIVLKVTQKLTDVLMDYRLRSVSSQGPSMKSGLSLGSMSYSDSPRMSSGSDRFSGGFSGNLSGPSRYSDGPSRYYN, encoded by the exons ATGACTGGTGAGACTGTCATTG GTCTTCAGTATGTGTGGGAGTACCGCAGTCCCAGTAAGTCAGTCCCGCCGCATTACCAGTGTAAACTCTGCAAAGTGAGCCGTCTGCAGACTGACATGCTGGCTCACATCAAGGGCTGGAAGCACTCCTTCAGATACATG AAGCAAAATCATTCTGCCAAGATTCCCTTTGAGGAAGATGCTGCCACAAAGGACCATGACGTGAGGAAGAAGGTGAAAAAAGCAGCAGCAGAGCTGGAGAAGGCAGAGGGCAGGGGACAGCTGAAG GTGATTCTGAAGGAGCCCAGTGAGGTCCAAGCGTTTGCAGGACTGC GTTCAGCAATCCCCAACATGGGGCCaccaggagggatgggagggccaGGAGGGATGGGAGCTAGAGGACCAAAACCAG GTGGCAGGTTTGCAGAGCCTCTCTTCCCAGGGGAGTTCCCTCTCCAAGGCGGCCTCCTCAACTACCCCATGGGTGGTATGGGGGGCTACTCTGACCCCCTGTCTCGCTCCACTCCCTCTACGGCCTTCCAGAAAAGGGACATGAGCTTCCGAGGCTACCCTGACAATACGGGGGGGCTGGGGGGTTCAGCCGATGGCTTTGGGCTGGGAAGGGACGGAGGCTTTGGCCAGGAGGGGCTGTTGGGGGAGAGTCCGGGAAGCTGCTACCCTGATGAGTTCAGAGGGGGACAGATGGGAAGTGGATCAGGCCAAGGGTTGATGGGAGCTGTACCTGAAACCAGCAGCCTTCCATCCACGCTACTCAAATACCTG GACAATTTCCGGATCGAGAACGAGGGTGATGCTCAGATCGTGCTGAAGGTGACACAGAAGCTGACGGATGTCCTAATGGACTACAGACTTAGGAGTGTTTCCTCG CAGGGTCCTAGTATGAAGAGCGGTTTGTCGCTGGGCTCCATGAGCTACTCTGATTCTCCCAGAATGTCTAGCGGTAGTGACCGCTTCTCAGGTGGCTTCTCTGGGAACCTCTCCG gcccTTCCAGATACTCTGATGGTCCATCCAGGTACTACAACTAA